GGCCAgcgcaatggctcatacctgtaatcctagcactttgggtggccaagacaggaggactgcttgaggcctcATGTCAAGTTCAACatcagcgtgggcaacaaagtgagaccctgtctctacacaaaagtaaaatcaaaagTCTCTGGAGAGAATTGTGTTGGTCCAGCTCGGGTTAGTTGTCCATTCAACCGGTGATGCAGGCAGAGTTGGGGAGTCATGGCTTCTGAAGCCCACACTATCGACTGGGAGCAGGTCTCAGAGAAGCAAGAATCATTGTGAGCAAGGAGTTGCTTCAAATTAATAGCCTTACAAATCTATTAGATTACATCAATGGCAGAGAGCTTCTAGGGTAGAAGTTTATACATGCAGGCCAAGGGGAACTAGAGAGGCTGACAAGACATATCTCTGGGGAGAGTACCATAGCTTTCACCAGTGTTAAAGGGGACCCCAAACCTCCCATTAACAACCTTTAAGCCAGCACACGTGCgtgcgtgcatgcacacacacacgtaactcGTTTTTTATAATACACAACCATCCTATTAACATGAGCTAAACAATCTAAACCATTTAGTTGTTGGGTAGTACAGAGTTATAGAGGACTGTCTGATATAACAAAATGTGGttaaagaaaaactgagaaatcTAACCTTTCATAATAAATAGCCATGAATCCAGCTCTaagtacattatattttataagacCTGATGATTTAAAcagattaaattataaaaaacaacaactgcCAAACTCAgagaaaacttaaagaaaaatttattcttaGAATTTGGGAATGTTTGTTCCATATAGattgtttaattaaaatgtatttgtttcttgATTCTGTTACAGattgtttaattaaaatttgtttcttgaTTCTGTTATATATATGGAGAAACCATGTGAAAAGGGATGCTAGGATCTGAGTAAAAGACAAGGGTTTATAGTAAAAACTAATCTTTTATATAACTTTTGGGACCACCTTGAACCCTACTGAAGTGTTATAGTTCTTcaaaaattctaaatttcataaagaatgtcaggccaggtgcagtggctcacacctgtaatcccagcactttgggaggccgaggtgggtagatcacctgaggtcaggagttcgagatcagcctgactaacatggtgaaaccctgtctctactaaaaatacaaaaaattagctgggcgtggtggcgcacacctgtaatcccagctactcaggaggctgaggcaggagaatcacttgaacctgggaggcagaggttgcagtgagctgagattgcaccatcacactccaggttgggcaacaagaacgaaactccatctcaaaaaaataaaataaatgccagtttttctgtgtgtattatatttaatatgcattgcattttgaaatattttttaattgtacagGTAACACATGCTGATTGGTAAAATATCTTGCAATCTGCAAGACACACAGGCATAATCTTTCACATCATAATCTCCTCTCCAAAGGAGCTACTTTAAAAGTTTAGTTACatctttttcttctaaaacttttttagaaaaagtaaatGGCTTTACTAAAAAGCCAGTTTTAGTAAAGATCTATCATATGatttataaacaatttaaaacattCATCCATTACATTTTCAGGCTTTAGCATAATTTTCAATTCCTCAAAAACATGtcaatgtgattttattttatctatgtcTAATTTACTTTTCTGTAAGTAGATATAACTTTTCAAAAAGACAGTCAATTCCCCAACTTTTATGTCGTTCTTCAAAAGCATCAACCTTCTCAAGACAACGTATATTGCATATTTTACCTGAAACAAGAAAGAGTAACACGTTAAAATACTATGAAGAATGACATCagggattcttttaaaaatactcaaaattggctgggtgcggtggctcacacctgtaatcccaacactttgggaggccgaggcaggaggatcacttgaggtcaggagttcatgaccagcctggccaagatggtgaaactctgtctctactaaaaatacaaaatgagccgggtatggtggcacatgcctgtaatcccagcttcttgggaggctgaggcaggagaatcgcttgaacccgggagatggaggttgcagtgagctgagattgcaccatttcactctagcctaggcaacaagagtgaaactccatctcaaaacaaacaaaaccttgaaattattttaaaaacagtgtacactaaacatttttctcttctttttaatcaAAACAGAGGAATGCTAAGGGCAAATTTCCTGAACTCTAAATTGTTATTATCACTTTTAACTCccaagagtaaaaataaatacaccactgggcatggcggctcatgcctctaatcccagtacttagggaggccaagacaagaggatcacttgagcccaggagttcaagaccagcctgggcaatgtggttaaacctcatctctacaaaaaaatacaaaaattagctaagcattgTGGTACATGCCTCTGGTCCCagaaacttgggaggctgaggtgggaggatcacttgtgcccagggaggtcgaggctgcagtgagctgtgattgcacttctgtactccagcctgggtgacagatcaagatcctatctcaaaaaaaaaaaaaaaacaccatctcTCTAGAAAAGTTCAAATACCTTTAACATAGAGCATATAGCATATATACAGAGCATATTTACAGAGATTAGTTCCTTTTCTAAGATAAAACAACTTTCAATAAAATggtctttatcttttaaattttatagacaTACTCTAGATACCAATATACTAATAGTTcacaataggttttttttttttttagatggagtctcactctgttacccacgctggagtgcagtggcacaatcttggctcactacaatctctgcctcccaggttcaagcaattctcatgcctcagcctctcaaatagttgggactacaggcacatgccaccacactggcctaatttttgtatttttgtagagacagggtttcaccatgttggccaggctggtctcaaactcctggcctcaggtgatctgcccaccttggcctcccaaagtgctggaaatacaggcatgagccagcatgccaggCCCAAAAGAGTTAACTTGACTTTGTTTAAAAAGTTACAGCATAAGTCCACAAACTTACCAAACAACCTTTCAATTTCAGCATGTGGAACATAAAATGGTGGACCTaggtaaaagagaaataaattctgaGTTTATTTCCAATGACCTAGGTGTACTTGTTCTATATACAACTTCATCATCCAAATAGGTGATGATGTGGCATGttcttctcattcttcttttgCAAATCTCATACTAAAGAAATAAGTTGACTTATTGAGAGGATGGCAATGTTACATCCCCATCATATCCATCTTTAGCTTAGATGAGACAGCTAAACCGGTCAAGGGACTTAGGCTCATTGAAATCAGAGTGGATTCCATCAGCAGATTCCTTGGGGGTTTCAACCATCTTCTAGCATACTGATTTTCTACCAACTCCTGCACTCACCCACATTTTATACACCCCTCCCGCTCTGCTGCAGGATATAGAGTATAAGGAAGCTGAGCTTCCGCCCCCTTCTAAGAGCAGTATCCTCAGACTCCACCTCCAGACAGGGCCTGCTGTATTTTCTTCCCAAAGGTTCTTTGTTAGGGCTTCCATTCATTAATGGAATTTAAATCAGATTAGCAGAGCTAACTTCTGCCTCTATTAATTTCTATTTCCATTTGATTGTCTCTGATTTAATTAGGGACACTAGGTCTCATCTTTTAATGAGTTTTTAAGACCCCAATTTATTCAAGCAGAAACAAAATACtagctgggaacggtggctcacgcctgtaatcccagcactttgggaggccgaggagggcggatcacctgaggtcaggagttccagaccagcttggccaacatggtgaaatcctgtctctactaaaaatacaaaaattagctgggtgtgatggcacacactgtaatccaagctacttgggaggctgaggcaggagaatcacttgaacccggaaggcggacattgcagtgagcccagatcaaaccactgcactccagcctgggccacagagtgagactgtgtctcaaaaacaaaacaaaacaaaaaaaccaaaatactaacatatgtaaatatttacaaaacaagcATGTTAAAAAGCTCAGTTGAAAATCAAAAAGGTGATTCTTACAAATTAAAAGTCTATGTATTTCTCCAGCCATGACAAAGGTTAAGTTTCAATGTTTGAATGCATTAAAATGAGTCCAGGAGAAAACATACCCCCAACAgattcaaaacaaataaaagaatgcaATAGATAGATTATAAaacttcagaaattaaaaaaggaCAATAATTTAGAGTTTTTCCTGCACAACTTCTGCATCCCCATATTCACTTCTCACCCCATGCTTGTGTATGTGAAGGCATCTGTCCAACACATCACTACCACTTGGGTGATACGGATATGCAATATCCAACCacattcctccttcttcccaaTAGGACTCATGAGATTTCTCTTCTATATCAGGATCATCCATTTCCCCCCTCTTCTCTAGTCTGAATTGTGAATGGTAAACAAAATGGGAAAGGAATACAAGAAAATCATGTACAATATAGGAGGAGAAAAACATGCTTATAGTTCCCATTAGTCAAAACTGGAATTACCTCCATGTATATATGCAGTATGCTTCCTATGAGATAACTTAGGAGAAAATAATTCTTATCCATGTCATAGAATTTATATCAAGAAACTACGCaattggtaaaagaaaaaaaaaaaaaccccaacaacttTACCTGGATGTTTAGTTGGATCATAAGAAAGAACACACAGGAGATACTGAAACTTCTTTCCCAGGAGGGATAACATTGTATCTGCATAGCTACAAAGAACACAAGAAGATATTTGTTACATTTCTCTACACAGGCAAAGGCTGGAGGGACAAAAGGCAGGGAAGGAAGCCAGAAGTTACTTTCGCTGATACTACTGAGTTTAAATTCTCCTAATAATCACAAGAGGTtgattctcattttaaaagtgagaaatGGGTTTAGCAAATTATGGCCCCTGCCTAAGCTGGGAATTGGTCCAGATGGGAATCAAATCGAGGCCTGCTTCCAGAGCTGATCAGAGCAGAAGACATTACATAAGGATGGGTAGAGACTCCTTCTGGCCTGATGAGGTACTCGAGGGCCTGCTGACCTTAGATACCTGTGTGCTTGAGGACAGTGGTTTCTAGACCAGGCTGGGTGTCAAAATCACTGGGGTGCTTGTTGAAAGAAAAGATGCCTGAGCTCCATCCCCACAGACCGATGCAGTTAGTTTGCCATGGGGCCTGGGATGCTGCAATTTAACAAATATCCTGGGTGACTGGGACCCCTCCAGGGGCCTTATGTAAgagaaaacacaatttttttcctctatttagTTAGAAATGAGAGTAACAAGCAGGCCAAAAAAAGGTGGCATGAAATTAAAGCTCTGCAAGTGTGGCATAAACCATGAGTGCAATGGAACTGTCCTTTGAGTAGGTGCCTCAGGGAGCCAGGTCTGATTGGCTCAGAGTGGGAAGCTGATGCTAACAGGACCCATCAATAGACTAAGCAGAAGCCAGGGCTGGACCAGGTACAGACGATGAGTTGACCAATCAGATGACTGACTTGGAAACTGAATTAAGAGACCAAAGAGGAATTGCTAATTAGCTGTGGTCCTACTGAAAGTTGGAGCTTTTGTGTTGTATGGTGGTTGGAGCAAGGAGGCTGAGCGTTGAAGGCAAGTCAGCTATGTGGGAATAAAAATGGAGGAAGCTGAGGGATAAGGAGAAGACAGGAGACGCATGCAGGGTGGTAGAGAGGCCATGAGAGACAGGCCAAGGACAAAGATGGACACCCTTCCCCACACTGAGGAAGGAGCCTGGGCTCTTGGCACTCCAGTTTCTACAGAGCCTGGCTAGACTGTGATCTATGTCCAGAGGTCTGCCAGAAGTTGGGAAGGCAAGTGCAGACTCTATGAGATGCCCAGGCTCAAACTCCAGCTCCTCTACTGACTGGCTATGTAAGCTTGACAAATTCTTAAcctttctgtacctcagtttcctcacctgtaacatGAGGATAAGACTAATAACCACCTCACAAACTGTGAGAATTCACCAGTGGATCACTCTTCCTTGTAGGTGAAAGAACATCAAAGCAAACTTTTGAACAGAAACTGTTACTTTCTGATTCTCATTTTTCAGAAGAAACTTGCTGTCCCCATGAAGGTGATGTCAGACTGGTTTGGTAGGGTTTCCTAGGACTGAAAGACTTCATTCCTCTTAGAATGTGAAGTTTTTCTCTCTCAACCAGTCTCAAAAAGTCCAGAAAAATGAGGTCTGCCCTACTGGTTTACGTTAGGCAAGAACTCGAGAGTCACAGCAGGAAATACATCAGTACTTGACAATGTACAATCTAAGGAGAAGACACCCAGTCCTAACGAGAGCACCAATACAATGTGCTAACATGGTAAGTACTGAGTACCAGCATGTAGATAAAGAACTAAGATACTAAGTACCAGCACATATATGAAATACTAagataaggccgggcacggtgacttacatctgtaatcccagcactttgggaggccgaggtgggcagatcacctgaggtcgggagttcgagaccagcctgaccaacatggagaaaccctgtctctagtaaaaatacaaaattagctgggtgtggtggtgctacTGTAATCacaggctactcgggaggctgaggcaggagaatcacttgaacccagaaggcaggggttgcagtgagccgagatcacgccattgcactccagcctgggcaacaagagtggaactccatctcaaaaaaaaacctaagataCTACCAGTACATAGTAAACTAATATCGCCCTTGCTCAGAGTGCAGTTCActtcttccattcattcatttatttaaacaacatttattaagctctTACTAGgtgctaaatatatattatatcagaCACTGGGGAAataactgacctcaggtgatctgcccacctcagcctcccaaagtgctgggtccGCTCTTGGTCTGCACGTGGTGACTTTCAGTTTGCTTCCCACTGCTTGGTGGATTTTACCACGCCAACCAGAGCCTGTAGAAGGACTAACCTCTAAGGAATGGATGATCATCTTCAGGGAGTGGGAAACACCTACAAATTTAGACATTAGCAGATGGGGTTTCATATACAAATGTGTCTCATGGAGACAGAGGTCTCGGTGATATTTTGAGTTGTTAAAGGACACTGATGTCACATGGGAAGTGCAAAGCAGACACTGGACATGTGATGTGGATGTTTGGgagaaagaacagagctggaaaTGTAAAGACTGTCAGAGCGAATACCATGTATAATCTGTTCAGTTACTTGCCCCGCCTCTGGCATACTATCTATTTGGAACATCACAGgaacttagtaaatatttgttgaatagctGAATGAAAGTAACAGAATTGATCTTTAAAGATTTGATttttcagccaggcgtggtggctcacacctgtaatcccagcaccgggtggccgaggcgggtggatcagctggggtccggagttcgagactagcctgaccaacatggagaaaccccgtctctactaaaaatacaaaaaaattagctgggtgtggtggagcatgcctataatcccagctacctgggaggctgaggcaggagattcgcttgaacctggcaggcagaggttgcggtgagccaagatagtgccattgcactccagcctgggcaacaagagcgaaactccgtctcgaaaaaaaagatttgatttttctctcataaaattttttttgctttctggtAGGACAAATATTGGCAATTTTTGGGTGAGAGCATAAGGCTGAGGATGGTGGTCCCTTGGGGAATCACGACTTTTAGGCACGCAAGGAGGACGGGAGTTCTGGAAAAGAGATAAAGGAGGAGCagtgagaaaaagagggaaacagGAGCATGAAAATTAAGATGTGGCATGGTCTAATTTAAAAAGATTAGGTTTGGCAGTAAGCCTTACtgatgaaacaatttttaaaaataaaaatcttatttcaCTGATGTGGAGcctaacctgttttttttttgtttttttgttttttttgttttttttttttagatgaagtctcactccgttgcccaggctggagtgccatggcacaatctcggctcactgcaacctctacctcccgggttcaagcaattctcctgcctcagcctcccaagtagctggggctacaggtgtgcgccaccaagcccagctaatttttgtatttttatagagatggggtttcactgtgttggccaggctggtctcgaactcctgacctcatgatccacccacttcagcctcccaaagtgctgggattacaggcgtgagccactgcgcccagcctcctttttGGCCAAGTGATGAGTCTGCTCCATACAACTAAGTAATTCAATATTTCCATGCTATATCCAAGTAAGCACATAAATGACATTATTTGAATTGAAAGAGTATACAGATGTGGTCACATTTTACTCAGTATGCTTCCTcactcatattttaattttattttctaacaagACTGAGTATAATAAGAATGGTCACCAAAAACATCAATAACAAATGCTTCAATAATAACAGCTCTCATTTATACAGTTCTTTAGAGATGACAAGGTATTTCctacatatttcatttctttcaattcccACAAAAATCCTTTGAGGTAGTCTAACAAAGGGATCATGAGTgtggactttattttatttcatttttttgaaatggagggtcgctcttgttgtccaggctggagtgcaatggcgcgatcttggctcactgcaacctctgcctcctgggttcaagtgattctcctgccacagcctcctgagtagctgggattacaggccaccacattgggctgatttttgtatttttagtagagatggggtttcaccatgttggccaggctggtctcgaactcctgacctcaggcgatccgcccaccttggcctcccaaagtgctaggattacaggcgtgagccaccgcacccggccacaagtATGGACTTCAAAGCCAAACACTCTGGTTTTGAATCTCAACTCTGTCACATACCAGCTGCTTAACTTTGGACAAGTAACTTAATCTCtttgacctcagtttcctcatctgtataatggaatAGTAGCTTATACCTTACAGAATTAAATGTTAAaccacatgaaatattttgatttttttgttttttgtttttttaatatattttacagacaaggtcttgctctgtcattcaggttggagtgcagtggtacgatcatagctcactgcagcattgaacttctgggctcatcctcctgcctcagcctcccaagtagctgggactacaagcacataccaccacggtcggataattttaaaaatattttgtagaggtggcgtcttgctttgttgcccagactggtctcaaactcctgggctcaagtaatcctcctgctttggcctcccacagtgctgggattacatgtatgatccaccatacccagcccacaTAAAGTATTTTGAACAATACCTGGCATAGGCAAGTGACCAGTAAGTATTACCTGGTAATATTAGTGGAGGTGGTGATGATTGTGTTAGTATTACAGaaatattcccattttgcaggagTAAACCAAAGCTTAGAGAAGTTGAATACTTggaccaaggccacacagcttgaAAGTGATTGAGCCACAAGCCTTATAGCCTTATACCCAGGTCTCTGTAGTCAAATCCTATACTTTTTAGACAAAGCTAGTATTGGATTTAGGTTTTTATAAATTCCAAACATAATAACCTATTTCAAACTCATAGAAGTCTAGCTGATTTTCTAGAACCCAGAAAAAGTATAGTATACTAAAAAATTAAGACagctaaacaaaaaaagaaaaattacttaccATTTGCGATCACCTGGATTAATGGCAACTAATGCTCCTCTATCCCAAATCATGTCAAATTTGCCAATATTTGTCCtaccagaaagagaaaaaacattttatggGAGAAAAATCAAATCTTTAAGAAGATGAGCAGCGTCCCCCATGGTGCACGCTGGTACTTCAACAATCGTCAAGGTATTAGGATCTCACATCTGCGTTTCCTCCTAGAGGAATGTGTGGACCTGGGTGTGGAGAGCTGTCCATCCCCTCATGGTTTTAGGAGCCTGTGGCAGCAGCCTCCCCACTCTGTTATGATTTGGGGACATGAAGAAGGAACAAAGGACAGTGTGCAACAACTCTGCTCCCAGCCTCTGGCTCAGGTATCAGGGACTTTCAGGAGATGAGCTCTTATCTCCCTCGGCTACTTGAAATTCATTTCTATTACAGGCCCAGGTGCAAGGTAGAAGACACTGTCTTACTCACCTTTCTTTTTCCCtagctgcctcagtttcccatagTTTGGGAGCTAACCAAAGACAAAACACATTAAAGTGTGCAGACGAGTGTGTAATAAAAATATCTGCAGAACAGACATTCAAAAAAATGCTTTGTGGATGTTACACAGGTGGAAGAGAGTGAGGAAGACACCTCCACTCCCATGCCTGCACTGCCTGGCAAGcattcaaattttttaaagtgcagATGTAGTATTCAACCTACCTGGGAAGATCAAAAATACTGCAACAGTACAATGAAATGTTCCCCGAAGAActctaatgaaataatgaaaaaaaaatttttttttttacttagtaaGTACTTGAATAGTCAAGGAAAGAGGGCCAAGCAAAGCAAAAGTTCTAGGGAAAGAATGTGTTAATTAAACAtaattaaagtaaataattttactGCACTTTATTGgcaccttatttttttcttttaaaacctgtGCGAGGTTCTTTTAGGCCAACTCAGAGGAATATCACAGAGGACAAccttgaagatcagttggctgttacTCACTTCAGAGCTTGCTATAAAATTCTAACAATGTTTCCTCGAGCAGAGTGATATTTTTACTCTGCTAAAGATAAATCTGCAGGTCAACCAATTATCAGGCAGGGTGGTACTGAAAAGTCAGGTATTTTAAGTTATTCCAGAAATGTGCAATTGTGCTGATTCTTCCATTTTCGCTCATTCATTCAGCCAATGAGCATTTATTTGCTGAGTACCTAATAGACAAGACATCTATCCTGGGTTCTTGACAGTAGATTTGAATTCGACAGTCTCTGACCACAGTGAGGACAGACTAGAGCAGAGAAGCGTGGGCACAGAGAACATTACAATCCAGAATGGCCTGCTCTGTTGTGGTTCTGTGCCTGTGAACTATGTGAACACAGAAGGCAGAGCAGGGGCCTGCCTGGGAGCATCAGGGAGACTAAACAAAAGGTgacttttggccaggtgtggcagcttacacctgtaattccagcactttgggaggctgaagcaggcagatcgcttgagcccaggagtatgagaccagcctggacaacatggcaaaactccaactctacagaaaaaattagatgggtgtggtggcacacacctgtagttccagctacctgggaggctgacgtgcgagggtcacttgagcctgggaggtcaaggctgcagtgagctgtgattgtgccactgccctccagcttgtgtgacagagtaagaccctgtctcaaaaacaaacacttggagcaaaataatcctaaaaaaaaaacaacaacaacaaaaatcaagagaataaaacaaaaaaagaggtgaCTTTTGAAAGGGTGACACTCTAGGGTGTGGACTGGGGGCACACTCCAAGAGGGGGCAATATAACATAGACTTTAGGATCCTGGGAGCTGGGGTGAAGGGCAGTGTAGGAAAGGTGTGTCAGCACACAAGACTGCTAGATTTTATTCTGAAATGAGGTCCCCACACAGGTTTACAAGTAGAGGAGGAAGGGTCTTTGACAACCAGCCTGGTGATCACTGGGTCAGCCCAGAGATGGGtgggcctggaggcaggagaacagctggATCTCAACTTTGCCTGCAGATTGGAATCAAGGGGAGCTTTAAACAGTACTGATGCCAGGGCCCTACCCCTACAGATTCTGATATAATTGGCCTGGGGTAAGACCTTTGGATTGGGAATTTTTATAAGATCCAGAGATGATTTCAAATGTGCAGCCTGGGTGGGGAACTGCTGCTCCAAGAGGGGCCTGGAAGCAGGACTAGCCCTCTTTGGACTGAGTAAACTCCTTGGATTCTTTAATGCTTTGAGAATGGGGTGGGAGGAAgatgtgaaataaaaaataccatcAAGCTTCCTACTGATCTgagcaacaatttttttttttttttttgagacagagtcttactctcttgcccaggctggagtgcagtggtgcgatctcggctcgctgcaacctccacctcccaggttcaagcgattctcctgcctcagcctccagagtagctaggattataggtatgcaccaccacagccagctaatttttgcatttttagtagagatggggtttcaccatgttggccatgctggtcctgaactcctgacctcaagtgatccacccaccttggccatccaaagtgctgggattacaggcatgagccaccatgcccagctgagcaATTAATTTCAATATTTAGAAAAGAGTACTTTGTGAGACACTGAATATACAGATGGACAATAGATCCTATATGACAATACAACTCTGACCCCACAACTGAttcaggagttaagaagaaattactaagGCAGACAGGGAGGGTACGGAAGGTTTTCCtcttaatgaaaagcagcctcaaatcatttttcctttctaacaaagagcagcctatataatcgagctgcagacatagatgcCAGCAGTTTGTGCCAATCATGTTCAAAATGGTGGCTctatcttcccttctctgccagccacCTGTAGAGTAAGAAGCAGACAACATGGTGCCAGCAAAGGGAAGagttcatttgcataataagattagggtggggcgacCAGCCTTCCCAGCACGTTATGTAAACATCACACTTGATCGAACCAATCCgtgagccctatgtaaatcagacactgacTCCTCAGGCTGCACTCTAAAATCCGGCGC
This DNA window, taken from Pan paniscus chromosome 5, NHGRI_mPanPan1-v2.0_pri, whole genome shotgun sequence, encodes the following:
- the TPMT gene encoding thiopurine S-methyltransferase isoform X5, translated to MARQVGERQDCFSSGTRTSVRNIWLLKKHLDTFLKGKSGLRVFFPLCGKAVEMKWFADRGHSVVGVEISELGIREFFTEQNLSYSEEPITEIPGTKVFKSSSGNISLYCCSIFDLPRTNIGKFDMIWDRGALVAINPGDRKCYADTMLSLLGKKFQYLLCVLSYDPTKHPGPPFYVPHAEIERLFGKICNIRCLEKVDAFEERHKSWGIDCLFEKLYLLTEK
- the TPMT gene encoding thiopurine S-methyltransferase isoform X2, giving the protein MDGTRTSLDIEEYSDTEVQKNQVLTLEEWQDKWVNGKTAFHQEQGHQLLKKHLDTFLKGKSGLRVFFPLCGKAVEMKWFADRGHSVVGVEISELGIREFFTEQNLSYSEEPITEIPGTKVFKSSSGNISLYCCSIFDLPRTNIGKFDMIWDRGALVAINPGDRKCYADTMLSLLGKKFQYLLCVLSYDPTKHPGPPFYVPHAEIERLFGKICNIRCLEKVDAFEERHKSWGIDCLFEKLYLLTEK
- the TPMT gene encoding thiopurine S-methyltransferase isoform X1, giving the protein MDGTRTSLDIEEYSDTEVQKNQVLTLEEWQDKWVNGKTAFHQEQGHQLLKKHLDTFLKGKSGLRVFFPLCGKAVEMKWFADRGHSVVGVEISELGIREFFTEQNLSYSEEPITEIPGTKVFKSSSGNISLYCCSIFDLPRTNIGKFDMIWDRGALVAINPGDRKCYADTMLSLLGKKFQYLLCVLSYDPTKHPGPPFYVPHAEIERLFDRILICHPGWSTEVQSQLTAASTSLGTSDPPTSASQVSGTRGMYHNA
- the TPMT gene encoding thiopurine S-methyltransferase isoform X3, yielding MARQVGERQDCFSSGTRTSVRNIWLLKKHLDTFLKGKSGLRVFFPLCGKAVEMKWFADRGHSVVGVEISELGIREFFTEQNLSYSEEPITEIPGTKVFKSSSGNISLYCCSIFDLPRTNIGKFDMIWDRGALVAINPGDRKCYADTMLSLLGKKFQYLLCVLSYDPTKHPGPPFYVPHAEIERLFDRILICHPGWSTEVQSQLTAASTSLGTSDPPTSASQVSGTRGMYHNA